A window of the Archocentrus centrarchus isolate MPI-CPG fArcCen1 chromosome 9, fArcCen1, whole genome shotgun sequence genome harbors these coding sequences:
- the LOC115785620 gene encoding beta-crystallin B3-like → MSEQQSAPEQLAAGKSQGGAGATYKVVLFEFENFQGCKAEFSAECKDVTEKGLQKVGSVIVESGPWVGYDRHGFTGEQFILEKGEYPRWDTWTNSQNSYSLLSLRPLKVDGAEHKLHLYENPGFAGRKMEIVDDDVPSLWGHGFQDRVASVKALNGTWVGYMYPGYRGRQFIFERGDFKHWNDWEAPAPQIQSVRRVRDMQWHKRGCFIVPDPAPAPGPGPGPDPDPAPAPPAPPATAGAS, encoded by the exons ATGTCGGAGCAGCAGAGCGCCCCAGAGCAGCTAGCTGCTGGGAAGAGCCAGGGTGGAGCTGGAGCCACATATAAG GTGGTGCTGTTTGAGTTTGAAAATTTCCAGGGCTGCAAGGCAGAGTTTTCTGCAGAGTGTAAAGATGTGACAGAGAAGGGACTGCAGAAGGTTGGCTCTGTAATTGTTGAGTCAGGACC CTGGGTGGGTTATGATCGGCATGGGTTCACAGGGGAGCAGTTTATTCTGGAGAAAGGAGAGTATCCACGCTGGGACACCTGGACCAACAGTCAGAACAGCTACTCCCTTTTGTCTCTAAGGCCACTGAAAGTG gACGGTGCTGAACACAAGCTACACCTGTATGAGAATCCTGGTTTTGCTGGCAGAAAGATGGAGATTGTTGACGATGATGTGCCCAGTTTGTGGGGCCATGGTTTTCAGGACCGTGTAGCCAGTGTCAAGGCTCTTAATGGAAC ATGGGTTGGCTACATGTACCCAGGCTACAGGGGTCGCCAGTTTATCTTTGAGCGAGGAGATTTCAAGCATTGGAATGACTGGGAGGCCCCTGCTCCCCAGATCCAGTCTGTACGACGTGTGCGGGACATGCAGTGGCACAAGAGGGGCTGCTTCATCGTTCCCGACCCAGCTCCAGCTCCCGGCCCCGGCCCCGGCCCTGACCCCGACCCTGCCCCAGCACCTCCTGCCCCTCCTGCTACAGCTGGAGCCAGCTGA